The Phycodurus eques isolate BA_2022a chromosome 5, UOR_Pequ_1.1, whole genome shotgun sequence DNA segment tcaaaaagaATTCCCACCATAATGTGATCTACAGTATGACCTGTAAAAACTcttttgggaaaaacaaaacaaaaaacatattttcaagagaagtaaaagtaaattgagataatgtggttgcacaagtgtgcacaccctccttTCAGTGGGATGTAGCTATGTAGAGAAAACCGATGCATATagttttattaattaatgtaaCTGTCTGCCTCATTTTCAAAGCATATACTGCTTGAGCTAATAATTaatcaatatttaataatatcaTTTAAACATACACTATTTCTAATATAACTTGTTTGAAGaggaaaatatacatttgtctTGCAAATTTTTGTTCGTGGAAAAAAACTTCTCTAAAAACACTGTCTGTAGCTCTGTCCTGTAACATAACATGTAgtgtcaaaaaataatgtaacttGAGATGTCATTTTAAACAGCTGACTACAGTGATGAATCTCTCAAAAGTTATCTTCTGTGTACTTTTCTGTACCATAGCTACAAGGCTTTCagggtaaaaaacaacaacaaccttatAACTGATAAAGAACAATTTGTAAAGTCACCAATGTCCCCCTAACGCAAGATTAACAGATACTACAAGTCCTAGAATGTACTGCAACAGAACCTCCTGTTTGGACTTTAAGCACACTTTATGACGTTTATTAGCGATCCCAAACATACCTTACTAAAACAGGCTATTTTATTGAGCTTTCTAGTTTAGTACGGTCGTTGTGTCTGTTAAAATAtatgcttcaacaattagcgcaCATATACATTGCAAAACATGGTCAGATATGTCAGCAAATGTTAACACGTaatcttaaataaataaaaaaaataatcatgcaaAAATGCACCATCACGAATCTGCTTCAAAATGGAAATATTACTTCACATTTTCATTGCGTTCCGGTCTGTCACATTTTCTAATAGTGGCTCTTAAAAGCATTTAAGATTAAGGGAGAAATATATGAAAATGTTGAATAAAGGATTTTCCCAAGGAAGCATAACAGTTTAACTAGACCATCATCACTCGAAGTTATCACACTCTGAACTGCATTTGCGAATACATTTATAAGTGGGATGGTTATCTGTGCAAAAATCTGAAATGACATACTTTAACATTATTGCATATTAAAAACAATCCTATCCTTGGGACCCTTGAAAGACTACTGTATATAAATCCAAGTTAGTGCTATTGATATTATTAGTTTTTACTTGTGCCCAAGTACAGTGACCTGTCTTAACCTATTTAAACAGTGACAAATATAAAATCAAGCATTTGAAAgaggtcaaacacaatctgtttCTTTATTATCTACCGCATCGTAATCATTTGACAAGAGACGAAGAACAAGTGagcaaatacacacaaaaacaggagTCAGCCTCAATGAAAGCAAATTACACCATTTCTGACATCCTGAAGCAAATACGTATCTTACTGAACAAGACACTACGCTACATAAAAGGCTGTGATGCTGATCCAAGATAGGATGCATTTGGCCCCTTGTGGAAGTTTGTAAGACATTTTAAAAGGACCCTCTAAAAAGTCACTTGTGCGGTAAAACCATTGAATTCTCCTGTCAATGCATTTTGATggcctttcatttttttccccactcattCGAGGGCTTTTGTGTCAGACTTGCTGGGGGCCGTGAAGCTGACGCGGATGTCCCTCCGGTAGAAGCCCTCAAGGACTCCCGCCAGGACAACATCAGGCAGCCCTGCAACATAGAGCAAAAGCGAGAGGTGGTGCTAGAGGCCAACCCGGGGCTCCTGTAGACCTTTTCATAACTCCAATCACACATAATGTTTATAAACATGATGAAAAGCTCAATTACCTGATCTGTAGTCAGACACATACGGATCCCGGAAGAATCCCATCACTCGCTGATGTGGGAACTGAAAACTAAAAGGGAACAAACATTATTCAGTTGACTTTTGGAAGCTTTTTCAATGAACAGAtaattacagtggatataaaaagtctacacttccttgttcaaatgccaggcttttgtgattaaaaaataaaaaaatagaccacctttcaaaaccttttccaccgtTGTGACCTAAAACCAGTACAATCTGCGAGAAAAGCTACCCGAATAGTGGAACTTTATTTGATGTTAATTAGGGGGactttaaatgatggcaggtgtCTGACTGCGAttaaacatgagtttgaatgtgatggaatcttgtttatttttgcttcctCCCTCGAAAAGATGTTTTTCAACAGAGTGGTGCAGGTTATAATGGTTGAAAAAGTTTTGCGATGATTAatcttggtttgttttttgtttttttaatcacaaaaacctggcattggaATAGGGCTGTGTAAACTTGTTTCAAATATCGATTGTAGATGTCATTTATTGCATCTGTAGCATTTTAAGACCTTAACAGTGGGTATACATTAGAGTAATTTTAAAGGATAATGAAGgccttcatttttggaacatccAATTTTATTTACCTGTAATCCTGATTGTCCAGGTCATCAAGTGATCTGAAATCAAAGCGATTCATTCATTATCAATAATCAAAACGATACCTCATACATACTACAGCCATGTTGTGTCAAGCATTGTTCAAACTCAATGGGATTGCGGCTGTGATTTTATTGTATGAAGCTAAttataaaagtaatttatttaaaaacaacaaccaacatTATCCATTAGTTGATTTAATTggaaaatataattacattcaaattatttatttatttcattaaagatttttaaagactttttaaataattttaaattttcattcattttaactgcatttaaaaaaaaaaactttaaatggcaaaaataaatattaagtatTAATGCTTTATTTCATGACCTTTTtaaccatattttatttttattcattttgagggcaattttatttatttgtatccaTATTTATTCCTgattataaatacaatattaaatacCCAAACGCATACATTGTTTATTTCatgataaatatatttaatgagctTTGTACGTCTTTCAAggaatttttattcatttaatggcatttaaatTCATACATAATAATCTAATCATTTTGATGGCATTATTATCAAGAACAAAATATGTTACATACAGTGTATTTACATAATAATATTTTCCATTCATGTATCAAACTGTgaaataaagttaaatgtatttatttcatgaccAGTATATTTACTTCATGGCTGATTTACATATTCCCTCGACCTTAATTATTTCATGATATTTGTATATTAAATTGATTATAGTGTCCTTTCATTAATAAATTGTGAGATATAaccttaaatatatatattaaaagtatatcatttttttcatgaccaataaatatataatttggcTTACCATTTCATTATGATTGCATTCATTTGTGTTTAATGGCATTTGCATTTATCTAAAGTTTCAGCGTAAAAGTGACGCAAACGGAGCGAGTTCTGTCCTGGTGTCGTAAATGCTCTCACTCCATGCTGCTGATCTTGTGTCCCGTGTGATAATGTTTGACATGGAGGAAGTCCAGCAGCTCCTGCGGCACATCCTCATACTGATAGATGATCTCCTGGACAGGGCACAACATCCATTCAATACATACTTGGGCTGCAGcccattgaatttttttttagaatcaattattgtCCCAATTATCCTATCGATTGAGTAATCGGAAGAAAATAagattttgtattattaaacaacaaaatgtgcatgttaggTGCAGGTATGGttgttgtccacttggggtcgccatcctaaTTTTTCACCCCAATGATAgttgtgactttgagtgtgtgtgcgtgtgtgtgtgtgtgtgtgtgtgtgtggctttcatAGGTGGACCTGGCCTGGTTAAGCTCTTTTTACACTTAgggaaatgtcaaaatgttaatgAAAGCATTGGCTGTACTATTTTACGTTGGCCAGGAAAAAGTTAATTCACTTGACATTCTTTCCGTTATTGGGAACATTACATTTATAATAATTCACTGTTAAAACAACGGTCCATTGACTTATGACTTTTGCAAGCCACGAGCAGTCCCGAGgtcaattgttttgctttgtgtttgcgAACCAAAACTTATAAAaccagttgatttcttcacattctCTTATTATGTTTTTCTACAACACAGTGAATTAAGAGACTGGTCACAGAAGGCATTCAATTTGTAAATCATGGTACCGATATATAAGGCGtagtacttttttatttacctgtATGTAATCCTCCAGCTCCTGCCTCCTCTGCTCCAGAGGTTTGGTCCTCAAATGAGGATTCCTTTTACTCGGGAAATCAGGAGTCTGGATGATCTTTCTGAGCTGATATcacaggtaaaaaataaaatacaaaattatctAGTATGACTCAGCATGTAGAAGGCCTAATGAAGAATGTGTGATGGAGCAGGGACGGTCACATGGACTCACTTTTCTGTGCAGAGTCTGGAATTCCCTGCTCCTCCTCAGCACAAAATGTTTCCTCTCGTTGAACAGCACTTCAACTCGGAAGAGCTGCACAAAAGAGGCacaaaataataagaagaatcaaataaattgtaataaatattaCTGCAAGTAAGAATGCggaatgtagtttttttttttttttttttaactcgatATAATGGGAAATAAAGACCACTACACGATTTAGCTGGTTGCTTACATATGGACAACGTGTTTTtgcatttgttcaataaagaaaaaaaaagtgtccaccGGGAGTGACCGAATGtaactttttaacatttttattttacaattatacCGTACTGTTCAATAGTGCGCTTTTACTAAGCTTCAGTGAATGCATCACGACAGGAGGCAACATGCTCGCCCGCCCCTCCAGGTGCGCACTCACCTTTCGTTTCCGTCTTTCCtccagcacacaaacacaagcaaaatacaaaaagagaacaaaaacaaggacaacaaaagcaaaagggACTAAAGTAGATGTAAAGTACTCACCTTTTTGGACTTCCCCTCGTCGTCCACATCCCTCTCGGTGGATGGAATGGTCACTTGTATCATTGGCATTCCCGTTGTCCCACCCAAAGCATTTGGAGTGACTGTGGGttatttattgatatatttgTAAACTTAACGGTCCAGATTGTTCCAGCGAGTCTTTTTCGGAGGAGCCGTTGTCACTGTGAATGTGACCGGGTGGCGAGAGCTCAACTTGGGCGTGAACAGCAGGAGTCTGTCCGCTCGGAGATCCACCTCCACGCTAATTGGACGGTGTGCTACATCCGGGACATTAAAGGTGCAGCTGAACATACAGGAAACTAACTACCAACGAACTAGCGAGCGAATGTAACATTTTATAGGTATTTATTCTGGGTTGAACTGTTGTTTTGTTAGGTATTACATTAAGATAACAAGAGGGAAAAAAGACAAtagttttaaaatacaaaatttgtatatagacattttatttataatttatttcaatataGGTAACAatgtagaatatatatatatatatatatttcttctgATTACACTTGAGTCATATTTTTGCTTGAGTCATGTTTCATACAGCCATAATAcacattatacattttattatacatatatacagtccTAGACTATATATCTGAGTACAAATACCGTAAGTTAGACCATTTATTTGAGGGAAATTGTCAAAATACCTACCAAAAAGATGagtgttctttttctcttcatttttttttccaaatcgtAATTTAAATATGATAAAAGAAGTAGTAGTATTAGTGTAAACATAATACTGAggcaaaaaaaaggtgaacGATGACACAAGTAAGGCTCTGTGCATAACTAATGAATTGTGTGACTAATATGTGAAAGCGATGTAGTCCAAGGTCGAGGTTTTCACTTCCCAATGAAACACGACCACGTTAGTTTCTGAAACTGGGATGTAAaaccccaaaacactttaaacaGTTCACTTACTAATTCAgagtttttgtaaataaacttCTACAATTTGGGCCGcaacaaatcaaatacaaatttattaGTAACGCTAAAGTTGATTCCAGCGATGACCATTTGCTCATCCATCAGTACCTGGGGTGGCATGGCGCAGAGGTTAGTTAAGTGTACACCCAGCAACCGTCGGGGTGCCGGTTCATATCCCCGCccgagttgttgttgttgtctccctggacaagacacttaacccacgtTGCCCACGAATAAATGTGTTTGGAGGGgctgtaggcgcagaatggcagccatgtTTCCGTCAGACTACCCGTGGCTATACTGGTATCTCATCACCACCTGGGTGTGACTGTGTAATGAATAATGCGTGCAATTGTAAAGTATCTTTGAGTCacttgaaaagtgctatataagttaaatgcattattattattcatatgaatacattagaaacaaacaactcttCCCTTGAGTGACGAATGAGGTGGTtataaataatgtaatataatgttatgagaatacaAGTTG contains these protein-coding regions:
- the snx22 gene encoding sorting nexin-22; its protein translation is MPMIQVTIPSTERDVDDEGKSKKLFRVEVLFNERKHFVLRRSREFQTLHRKLRKIIQTPDFPSKRNPHLRTKPLEQRRQELEDYIQEIIYQYEDVPQELLDFLHVKHYHTGHKISSMESLDDLDNQDYSFQFPHQRVMGFFRDPYVSDYRSGLPDVVLAGVLEGFYRRDIRVSFTAPSKSDTKALE